A genomic region of Actinomycetota bacterium contains the following coding sequences:
- a CDS encoding DivIVA domain-containing protein: protein MKLTPLDIHHKEFRNSLRGYAIDEVDKFLDDVADEFERLFKENIDLSERLEAAREQIRGFEAQKETLHNTLVAAQRSAEDIAARAQNDASSILKDAEVKAKEIIHDALTQKQKVASELVVIKKAEEDFRSTFSQMLQSHLKALTVVPLADDVTVLLGRTEEGVVGDVKVGAAEAPGPKAADPTPEPSAPRKETSASAAPVAEKPAAVAPVSTEPPASGFVQAIALGELASTDLEAEIPVFEEPKEFGSGSLQMFGESDDDDDIEEID, encoded by the coding sequence ATGAAACTCACTCCGCTCGACATACACCACAAAGAGTTCAGGAACTCGCTTCGCGGGTACGCCATCGATGAGGTCGACAAGTTCCTCGATGATGTCGCTGATGAGTTTGAGCGCCTGTTCAAAGAGAATATCGACCTGTCTGAACGACTGGAGGCAGCGCGGGAGCAGATCAGGGGCTTCGAGGCCCAGAAGGAGACCCTGCACAACACACTTGTCGCCGCCCAGCGCTCAGCCGAAGATATCGCCGCCCGCGCACAGAACGATGCAAGCTCTATACTCAAGGATGCGGAGGTCAAGGCAAAGGAGATCATCCATGACGCCTTGACGCAGAAGCAGAAAGTCGCCTCCGAGCTGGTGGTAATCAAGAAGGCCGAAGAAGACTTCCGCAGCACTTTTTCGCAGATGCTCCAGTCCCACCTCAAGGCGCTGACTGTTGTGCCACTTGCGGATGATGTCACCGTCCTGCTCGGACGGACCGAGGAGGGGGTGGTGGGAGACGTCAAGGTTGGAGCCGCAGAGGCTCCAGGCCCGAAGGCCGCCGACCCCACACCCGAACCCTCAGCTCCCAGGAAAGAGACGAGCGCGTCCGCTGCACCAGTGGCAGAGAAGCCAGCAGCAGTGGCTCCAGTCTCCACCGAGCCGCCTGCGTCCGGCTTCGTTCAAGCGATAGCCCTTGGTGAGCTGGCATCGACAGACCTTGAGGCAGAGATTCCGGTCTTCGAAGAGCCCAAGGAGTTTGGATCAGGCTCCTTGCAGATGTTCGGAGAGTCGGATGACGATGATGACATCGAGGAGATCGACTAA
- a CDS encoding YggS family pyridoxal phosphate-dependent enzyme, which translates to MGAIAERYEWICRQVAEAADHVGRDACDITVVAVTKNVGVPEIQQALAAGILDLGENRVQEFSGKQAMFPEARWHFIGTLQTNKAKHVVGKAHLIHSVDSLRLLETIDSRAADVDVRQPVLLQVNVAGEATKHGFAPCDLADVLLEADKMDNIVVKGLMTMAPFGSPEDQRWVFQELREVRDNLCVKPHNGVELDELSMGMTNDYRVAVEEGSTIVRIGRAIFGR; encoded by the coding sequence TTGGGCGCGATTGCTGAGCGATACGAGTGGATTTGCAGACAGGTTGCCGAAGCCGCTGACCATGTCGGCCGGGATGCCTGTGACATCACCGTGGTCGCCGTAACCAAGAACGTCGGCGTACCGGAGATTCAGCAAGCTCTGGCAGCCGGCATCCTAGATCTGGGAGAGAACAGGGTCCAGGAATTCTCGGGAAAGCAGGCGATGTTCCCGGAAGCCAGGTGGCATTTCATCGGCACTTTGCAGACGAACAAGGCCAAGCATGTGGTCGGGAAGGCGCACCTGATTCACTCGGTCGATTCACTCAGGCTACTCGAAACCATCGATTCGAGGGCTGCGGATGTCGACGTCAGGCAGCCGGTCCTGTTGCAGGTCAACGTCGCCGGCGAGGCCACGAAGCATGGATTTGCGCCGTGCGACCTCGCAGATGTTTTGCTCGAAGCCGACAAGATGGACAACATCGTGGTGAAGGGCTTGATGACGATGGCCCCGTTCGGCTCCCCCGAGGATCAGCGCTGGGTCTTCCAGGAGTTGCGAGAAGTGCGGGATAACCTGTGCGTCAAGCCCCACAATGGGGTAGAGTTAGATGAACTTTCAATGGGTATGACCAACGACTATCGTGTTGCGGTCGAAGAAGGGTCTACCATTGTTCGTATCGGTCGGGCCATCTTCGGCAGATAG
- the proC gene encoding pyrroline-5-carboxylate reductase, protein MTSSAGLALARETRLAVIGGGRMGEAIIAGLVSSGALESSSITVVEPSPGRRSVLTDTYGVLCFPTPQEIETGFDVALLAVKPQALPSVLPKLAPIVGSALVISIAAGVTTTRLESVLPQATAVVRVMPNTPVMAGQGMSVICPGAEVSDEQIALAQALFGSVGETIILAEQHLDAATAISGCGPAYMAIVIDALTRAGVQHGLSREAAQALVVQTMRGTADLLETTGAHPAQLADDVASPGGATAAAIAALEESGLRSAFAKAVNAAVTRAKELNP, encoded by the coding sequence ATGACGTCCAGCGCTGGATTGGCGCTCGCGCGGGAGACCCGCCTTGCCGTCATCGGCGGTGGCAGGATGGGCGAAGCCATCATTGCTGGACTGGTGTCCAGCGGAGCCCTAGAGTCCTCGAGCATCACCGTTGTCGAGCCTTCGCCTGGTCGCCGCTCGGTTTTGACCGACACATACGGTGTCCTCTGTTTCCCCACTCCACAAGAGATTGAGACCGGGTTCGATGTGGCTTTGCTGGCGGTCAAGCCGCAGGCCCTGCCGTCTGTGTTGCCGAAACTCGCTCCCATTGTCGGCTCAGCGCTGGTAATCTCGATTGCCGCGGGTGTGACCACTACTCGGCTGGAGTCGGTCCTACCGCAAGCGACTGCTGTCGTGCGCGTGATGCCTAACACTCCTGTGATGGCGGGGCAGGGGATGAGCGTGATCTGTCCCGGCGCCGAGGTGTCTGATGAGCAGATCGCGTTAGCACAGGCTCTCTTCGGCTCTGTCGGCGAGACGATCATTCTTGCCGAGCAGCACCTCGATGCCGCAACGGCCATCTCAGGGTGCGGGCCGGCATACATGGCCATCGTCATCGATGCTTTGACGCGGGCCGGCGTGCAGCATGGACTTTCAAGAGAGGCAGCCCAGGCCCTAGTCGTTCAGACGATGCGTGGGACAGCGGATCTGCTGGAAACCACGGGAGCCCACCCTGCCCAACTTGCTGACGATGTCGCTAGCCCCGGCGGCGCTACCGCCGCTGCGATAGCGGCTCTCGAAGAGAGTGGGCTTAGGAGCGCATTCGCCAAGGCAGTGAATGCCGCAGTCACTCGGGCGAAGGAGCTGAACCCGTGA
- the ileS gene encoding isoleucine--tRNA ligase yields MGKKPDYKDTMNLPHTDFPMRANLAQREGQWLEFWRENDVYRKRVSDNMPSDTFILHDGPPYANGHIHMGTAFNKVLKDMIVKYKSMRGYYSPYVPGWDCHGQPIEHQVEKDLGPERMSTISQAELRAECRKWAMKYVGIQSEEFQRLGVQGDFDDPYLTLNKAYEAGNVRVFQRMYDRGMIYKGAKPIHWCVRCTTALAEAEIEYSDVTSHSIYVKLRLQDPPSAIAAPAEKVSLLIWTTTPWTLPANVAATLAQDALYAGVRVEGEVIILALDSIERLSNDLALDLSDLVKAPDGQVITVKGSDLEGLSYAHPIHPDRSGVVIIGDHVDLSVGTGAVHTAPGHGEEDWLIGQRYGLETVMPVDDHGVFGPGGGRFEGMTIYKANPAIIEWLQSEGALLHRANTLHSYPHCWRCKKPVIFRATEQWFVSMSAAADGIRPLRDGALAAIDEVEWIPRWSVNRIRSMVADRPDWCISRQRAWGVPIPVFKCAQCNSTVATDESFSAVIELFETEGADAWFTKKPSEYLPETVRCERCESSEIVPEDDILDVWFESGVSHTSVLDARPELRRPAEMYLEGTDQHRGWFQSGLLTSVGADGVPPYKAVLTHGFIVDGEGRKMSKSLGNVISPLDVIEKSGADIIRLWAASADYSQDVSISDDILARTSDAYRRIRNTFRFMLSNLEDFDPSESVAWDSMPEIDRYALVRHSDVVSKVTRAYDDWKFHQVYHTVFNYCVTDLSSFYLDVVKDRLYSDAADSLSRRSVQTVLYTMLRDLVRMVAPVLTFTAEEVWQFMPVALRGDVVSVQLAGWPLDSIETDHSTEATSLRNAYSAVFEIRDIVTKSLEEARELKVIGKSQEAAIDVTATPVVLEVLKARGESALAEMFIVSAVRLHPGETASVTVSAADGTKCPRCWNVRQPAGDERDAMLCARCSDVLTAIDAAE; encoded by the coding sequence ATGGGCAAGAAGCCAGACTACAAAGACACAATGAACCTGCCACACACCGATTTTCCGATGCGGGCCAATCTTGCGCAGCGCGAAGGGCAGTGGCTCGAGTTCTGGCGCGAGAACGATGTCTACCGCAAAAGGGTATCCGACAACATGCCTTCGGATACCTTCATCCTGCACGATGGCCCGCCTTATGCCAACGGTCACATCCATATGGGGACCGCATTCAACAAGGTCCTCAAAGATATGATCGTGAAGTACAAGTCGATGCGTGGATACTACTCACCCTATGTTCCGGGCTGGGATTGTCACGGCCAGCCGATTGAGCACCAGGTCGAGAAGGATCTGGGGCCTGAGCGGATGAGCACAATCAGTCAGGCTGAGCTTCGGGCTGAGTGTCGAAAGTGGGCGATGAAGTACGTCGGTATCCAGTCGGAGGAGTTCCAACGCCTGGGAGTCCAAGGTGATTTCGACGACCCGTACTTGACGCTGAACAAGGCATACGAGGCGGGCAACGTCCGGGTCTTCCAGCGGATGTATGACCGCGGGATGATCTACAAAGGGGCCAAGCCTATTCACTGGTGTGTTCGCTGTACCACGGCTCTGGCTGAGGCTGAGATCGAGTATTCCGACGTGACGAGCCATTCGATATACGTCAAGTTGCGCTTGCAGGATCCGCCTTCGGCGATCGCTGCACCTGCCGAGAAGGTCTCATTGTTGATTTGGACCACCACGCCGTGGACACTGCCCGCTAATGTGGCGGCCACCCTTGCCCAGGACGCTCTGTACGCTGGAGTCAGGGTCGAAGGCGAGGTCATAATCCTTGCGCTCGACTCGATCGAGCGACTCTCCAACGACCTTGCGCTCGACTTGAGCGATCTAGTCAAGGCGCCCGATGGACAGGTCATCACCGTCAAGGGCAGCGACCTCGAGGGTCTCTCTTATGCCCACCCCATCCATCCTGACCGCAGCGGAGTGGTCATCATCGGTGATCATGTCGATCTTTCGGTCGGGACAGGTGCCGTACACACAGCACCTGGTCACGGCGAAGAGGATTGGCTGATCGGGCAGCGATATGGGCTTGAGACAGTCATGCCCGTCGATGACCACGGTGTTTTCGGCCCAGGTGGCGGACGATTCGAGGGCATGACGATCTACAAGGCCAACCCTGCCATCATCGAGTGGCTGCAGTCCGAAGGGGCGCTGCTGCATCGCGCCAACACGCTGCATAGCTATCCGCACTGCTGGCGCTGCAAGAAGCCGGTCATCTTCCGCGCCACCGAGCAGTGGTTCGTGTCCATGTCTGCCGCCGCCGATGGCATCCGTCCCTTGAGGGATGGTGCACTGGCAGCGATCGACGAGGTGGAGTGGATACCTCGGTGGTCGGTCAATCGCATTCGCTCCATGGTCGCCGACCGTCCGGACTGGTGCATCTCTCGACAGCGGGCATGGGGGGTGCCGATCCCGGTCTTCAAGTGTGCGCAGTGCAACTCGACCGTTGCTACAGATGAGTCCTTCTCGGCGGTTATCGAGCTGTTCGAAACAGAAGGCGCCGATGCCTGGTTCACGAAAAAGCCCTCCGAGTATCTACCCGAGACCGTAAGGTGCGAACGCTGTGAGTCCAGTGAGATCGTCCCAGAGGATGACATCCTGGATGTGTGGTTCGAGTCCGGGGTCTCTCACACCAGCGTGCTCGATGCACGCCCTGAGCTTCGTCGGCCTGCCGAGATGTATCTCGAGGGTACCGATCAGCATCGGGGTTGGTTCCAGTCGGGCTTGCTGACCAGTGTGGGGGCCGATGGTGTCCCGCCGTACAAGGCGGTGCTCACTCACGGCTTCATCGTCGACGGCGAGGGTCGCAAGATGAGTAAATCGCTCGGGAACGTGATCTCGCCGCTCGATGTCATCGAGAAGTCTGGTGCTGACATCATCCGCTTGTGGGCTGCTTCGGCGGATTACAGCCAAGACGTGTCGATCTCCGATGACATCCTCGCGCGCACATCGGACGCATATCGAAGGATCAGAAACACCTTCAGGTTCATGCTGTCGAATCTTGAGGACTTCGACCCCAGCGAATCCGTTGCCTGGGATTCGATGCCAGAGATCGACAGGTACGCGCTGGTGCGTCATTCGGATGTCGTGAGCAAGGTAACCCGTGCTTACGACGACTGGAAGTTCCACCAGGTCTATCACACAGTATTCAACTACTGTGTCACCGACCTAAGCTCGTTCTATCTCGACGTGGTCAAAGACCGACTCTACTCAGACGCTGCAGACTCACTCTCTCGCAGGAGCGTGCAAACGGTTCTTTACACGATGCTTCGCGACCTTGTCAGAATGGTGGCTCCGGTCCTGACCTTCACCGCCGAGGAGGTCTGGCAGTTCATGCCGGTCGCGCTCCGGGGTGATGTCGTCAGCGTGCAACTTGCTGGGTGGCCGCTCGACTCAATCGAGACGGACCACTCGACAGAGGCGACAAGTTTGCGCAATGCCTACTCGGCTGTTTTCGAGATCCGCGATATCGTCACCAAATCGCTTGAGGAGGCACGCGAGCTCAAGGTCATCGGGAAGAGCCAGGAAGCGGCGATAGATGTTACCGCTACGCCCGTCGTTCTCGAGGTGCTGAAAGCCCGCGGCGAGAGTGCACTCGCTGAGATGTTCATAGTTTCTGCGGTTCGCCTGCACCCGGGCGAGACGGCCAGCGTCACCGTCAGTGCTGCTGATGGTACCAAGTGTCCGCGCTGCTGGAATGTTCGTCAGCCGGCAGGCGACGAGCGAGATGCGATGCTTTGCGCCAGATGCTCCGACGTTCTTACGGCGATCGACGCCGCTGAGTAA
- a CDS encoding TraR/DksA C4-type zinc finger protein: protein MDHRLKTALKERLEIERVRLDAEVERINREGYETLSEASGENNYRDHMADQGSAAFARELDMSLDDNQRAALLEVQGALERIAKGTYGKCELCGNDIPTERLEAIPTASLCLQCKSDEESR from the coding sequence ATGGACCACAGACTGAAGACTGCGCTCAAAGAGCGTCTGGAAATCGAGCGGGTTCGCCTCGATGCCGAAGTAGAGCGCATAAACCGCGAAGGTTACGAGACCCTGTCGGAGGCGAGCGGGGAGAACAACTACCGAGACCACATGGCCGACCAAGGCTCTGCCGCCTTCGCCCGCGAGCTGGACATGTCGTTGGACGACAACCAGAGAGCCGCACTCCTCGAAGTCCAGGGCGCCCTAGAACGAATCGCGAAGGGCACTTACGGCAAATGCGAACTCTGCGGAAACGACATTCCCACCGAGCGCCTTGAAGCGATCCCGACCGCGTCATTGTGCCTACAGTGCAAATCAGACGAAGAATCTCGCTGA
- a CDS encoding cell division protein SepF, protein MGLWNRIKARLGFGDYDYYDDYDDEDDDGIRDEDDAEPEEQWSSRATERSSSVRRIERQPEADYSRDWSREPQRLRAVPSASEVSSISPQLKMHIVEPKGFNEAQSIADKFKQGTPVIINMTSTSPELAKRFIDFASGLTYGLDGGLQRVSDKVFMLTPTNVDVSDGDVRRMKDRGLFGGVDL, encoded by the coding sequence GTGGGTCTTTGGAATAGAATCAAGGCGCGTCTTGGTTTCGGTGATTACGACTACTACGACGATTATGACGACGAAGATGACGACGGAATCCGCGACGAGGACGATGCGGAACCTGAAGAGCAGTGGAGCTCACGGGCCACCGAGCGCTCGAGTTCGGTCCGCCGAATCGAGCGGCAGCCCGAGGCCGACTATTCGCGCGATTGGTCAAGGGAGCCCCAGAGACTGCGTGCTGTCCCATCGGCTTCTGAGGTCAGCAGCATATCTCCGCAGCTCAAGATGCATATAGTGGAGCCCAAGGGCTTCAACGAGGCACAGAGCATCGCAGACAAGTTCAAACAAGGCACTCCGGTCATCATCAACATGACAAGCACGTCTCCGGAGCTAGCTAAGCGATTCATCGACTTCGCCAGCGGGCTGACCTACGGACTCGATGGCGGCTTGCAAAGAGTGTCGGATAAGGTGTTCATGCTGACTCCGACTAACGTCGACGTTTCCGACGGGGATGTCAGGCGCATGAAGGACCGAGGGCTGTTCGGCGGAGTCGACCTATGA
- a CDS encoding polyphenol oxidase family protein, whose product MTLPIPRLDRREQSDGVVIHTDQSLYDRSRIQVAFSERTGGVSRSSWRSLNLATHVGDDAAHVAANRARFLSAARIDPEVVDLVVAEQVHGDSIAIIDRGALCCRASGYADPFIAAASDALLTHERHVPLLMLYADCVPIILVAEGPIPSVCVVHAGWRGIMSSLPERAAVELINRAGCSPQGISAYIGAHIGSCCFRVAEELSSAFAAKFGQSVVAGPNIDLHAAVEISLLRAGLLVGRIASLQICTAHNTDRFFSYRSEGTTGRHGALASIE is encoded by the coding sequence ATGACGCTTCCGATACCTCGGCTCGACAGACGCGAGCAATCCGACGGGGTGGTGATCCATACCGATCAAAGCCTGTACGATCGCTCCCGGATTCAAGTTGCGTTCTCCGAGCGCACAGGGGGAGTCAGTCGATCATCCTGGCGATCACTGAATCTCGCCACTCACGTCGGGGATGATGCGGCACACGTGGCTGCGAATAGAGCCAGGTTTCTTTCGGCGGCTCGCATCGATCCGGAGGTAGTCGATCTCGTAGTCGCCGAGCAAGTTCATGGCGATTCGATAGCGATCATCGATCGGGGAGCGTTGTGCTGCAGGGCGTCCGGGTACGCCGATCCATTCATCGCGGCGGCCAGCGATGCACTGCTGACCCACGAGCGCCATGTCCCCCTGCTAATGCTGTATGCCGATTGCGTTCCAATCATCTTGGTCGCCGAGGGTCCGATCCCCTCGGTCTGCGTGGTCCATGCCGGCTGGAGAGGGATAATGAGCTCGCTTCCAGAGCGGGCAGCAGTTGAGTTGATAAATCGAGCCGGATGCTCCCCTCAAGGTATCTCCGCCTACATCGGCGCACATATCGGGAGTTGCTGTTTTCGAGTCGCCGAAGAGCTTTCGTCGGCCTTCGCTGCCAAGTTCGGGCAATCCGTTGTGGCTGGCCCGAACATCGACCTTCACGCTGCTGTTGAGATCAGCTTGCTCCGCGCGGGGCTTCTTGTCGGGCGCATCGCCAGTCTGCAGATATGCACCGCACACAACACAGATCGCTTCTTTTCGTATCGTTCGGAGGGAACCACTGGTCGCCATGGAGCGCTGGCCTCAATCGAGTGA
- the phoU gene encoding phosphate signaling complex protein PhoU: protein MREEFRNELRDLRAEVVEISHDVTEVTRLAVRSLVDGDVDAAQLVIDGDSDFDRRCLGVEEHAIEIIATQFPVARDLRLLYSLTYISLHLERMADLSVNIARATKRTAGRRGPQTLYDLIQAQGNLVYRVLEAMSEALKNSDLELARKLEDLDEPIDHLYKQFFRELGRLDEDEDIEWASSMVLAARYLERIADNAVDIGERIAYLVTGEFDGSCTPNEEQ from the coding sequence ATGCGCGAAGAATTCAGGAATGAACTGAGAGACCTAAGGGCAGAGGTCGTCGAGATATCCCACGACGTCACGGAGGTTACCAGACTCGCCGTACGTTCCCTCGTCGACGGTGATGTCGATGCAGCCCAGCTTGTAATCGATGGCGACTCTGACTTCGATCGCCGATGCCTCGGGGTCGAGGAGCACGCTATCGAGATCATAGCGACCCAGTTCCCGGTGGCCCGGGATCTCAGGTTGCTGTATTCGCTGACCTACATCTCGCTGCATCTTGAGCGCATGGCGGACCTGTCGGTCAACATCGCTCGTGCCACCAAGCGAACTGCTGGACGTCGTGGGCCCCAGACTCTCTACGACCTGATCCAGGCACAGGGTAATCTCGTTTATCGCGTACTCGAAGCGATGAGCGAGGCCCTGAAAAACAGCGACCTGGAGCTTGCCAGAAAACTGGAAGACCTCGACGAGCCGATTGACCATCTCTACAAGCAGTTCTTCAGAGAGCTTGGCAGATTGGACGAGGACGAGGATATCGAGTGGGCATCTTCGATGGTCTTGGCGGCACGCTATCTTGAGCGCATCGCTGACAATGCAGTCGACATCGGAGAGCGAATCGCATACCTGGTCACTGGTGAGTTCGATGGTTCCTGCACGCCGAACGAGGAGCAATAG
- a CDS encoding YggT family protein yields MIDVSSVVARAIDFYQILIIAYVLLSWLPASGVIWEIRRILGTVVEPYIGIFRKIVPSLGMIDISPIVAILVLSWLIRPLLVTALVAIGL; encoded by the coding sequence GTGATCGACGTGTCCTCAGTTGTGGCCAGGGCCATCGACTTTTACCAGATATTGATCATCGCTTACGTGTTACTCTCATGGTTGCCCGCGTCAGGGGTGATCTGGGAGATCCGCAGAATCTTGGGGACTGTAGTCGAGCCATACATCGGCATCTTTCGAAAGATCGTTCCGTCGCTAGGAATGATAGATATTTCGCCAATCGTGGCAATACTCGTACTGTCATGGTTGATTCGCCCGCTCTTGGTCACGGCCCTAGTGGCAATCGGTCTATAG